From a single Aspergillus puulaauensis MK2 DNA, chromosome 2, nearly complete sequence genomic region:
- a CDS encoding cupin domain-containing protein (COG:S;~EggNog:ENOG410PPVM;~InterPro:IPR014710,IPR011051,IPR013096;~PFAM:PF07883), with protein sequence MQEPAYNPECPMAKTTIAYQYKLVNCPGKTIIGMLVEYPPNGATPPHRHGGASVSAYVIHGALLNKMNNDPLRVIEQGGAWYEAPGCHHRISANASQTDPAAFFVTLVIDSETLEREGPSVLVQIDEEYKDIVAKKQGGA encoded by the exons ATGCAAGAGCCAGCATACAACCCCGA ATGCCCCATGGCAAAGACCACCATCGCCTACCAATATAAACTAGTCAACTGTCCcggaaagaccatcatcgGCATGCTGGTCGAATATCCCCCGAACGGCGCCAcacctccccatcgccaCGGAGGCGCCTCGGTCTCCGCGTATGTGATCCACGGCGCCCTCTTGAACAAAATGAACAACGATCCTTTGAGAGTAATTGAGCAAGGCGGTGCTTGGTATGAGGCGCCGGGCTGTCACCATCGCATCAGTGCCAATGCCAGCCAGACTGATCCAGCGGCGTTCTTCGTTACGCTTGTGATTGACTCTGAGACGTTGGAGCGAGAGGGGCCGTCGGTGCTGGTCCAGATTGATGAGGAATATAAGGATATCGtggcgaagaagcagggGGGAGCATGA
- the ags1 gene encoding alpha-1,3-glucan synthase Ags1 (CAZy:GH13;~CAZy:GT5;~COG:M;~EggNog:ENOG410PF9V;~InterPro:IPR013534,IPR006047,IPR017853;~PFAM:PF08323,PF00128;~SECRETED:SignalP(1-18);~TransMembrane:13 (n4-13c18/19o1087-1109i2009-2031o2043-2060i2067-2085o2105-2122i2134-2154o2184-2205i2225-2244o2256-2280i2289-2310o2334-2354i2361-2383o2407-2427i);~go_function: GO:0003824 - catalytic activity [Evidence IEA];~go_process: GO:0005975 - carbohydrate metabolic process [Evidence IEA]): MWRLSVGIIALLASTASCWPYDESLVDYNVNENKTATNPAEYWGEWPDHDGKYFPSPDNWRFPFYTLFMDRFVNGDPTNDNINGSQFEHDLNSNQMRHGGDVAGLLDTLDYLQGMGIKGLYLAGTILMNQPWGSDGYSALDTTLLDQHYGTISVWRNAITEIHKRGMYVVFDNTIATMGDLIGFEGHLNSSTPFSEKEHHAVWKTDRRYVDFDIGNDYNDTCDYPRFWYEDGNPVNQSLISGLVGCYDSDFDQYGDIEAFGVWPDWKRQLAKFASVQDRLREWNPSVRERLIRHSCMMITSFDIDGFRYDKATQATVDALGEMSMEYRKCARAVGKENFFISGEITGGNTFGSIYLGRGRDSNQYEKVQNEIDDPKMMTNESAPQYFLREVGREAIDGAAFHYSTYRSMTRFLGMDGRLDAGFDVPVDWIEAWNNMVGSNDLINANTGEFDPRHMYGVTNQDVFRWPAIKWGVERQLLGSFITTLMLPGIPLLLWGEEQAFYVLDATASNYIYGRQSMSPATAWRTHGCFSLESSQYYKWPIEAGRTACHNESVAYDHRDPSHPVRNILKHMYQMREEFPTLNDGYEIVELSKQTAPVRYPGSNGTETETGMWSVQRGLHPFLQDFGSTNKNESVWLVYNNVNRTKPYTFDCSSDDDKNKTLVAPFPSGTHVRNLFYPYDNMTLEASTFKMEYNGSTEFKGCYPKLTMDRYEFRAYVPERLWKGPRPMITKFRVGDGNNGHDAPLQSTVAPNAAETVSLKLQFSEEMDCEAITKAVSFNSSTEAGKTPSIDGKTVSCNPIDADFGTMEVTGQLPGLWQWTANLTGVYNGVHRVTVNNASNSDNSAATNAVDHFLFRIGQIDNPMVFASANYSSSLLHQDDDGGLFVQHHAAGADKYRYSTNWGTAFSDWFSYKGGNDTVKALDWSGTKKQEWTGHHVRVEYWSRWTGSSDYVQEGDAGWDHKVQRRWPHAFFNGPYNQYGYDAGLDNEVRLDTEDGYWKYHFTSEWPAVGQLNIWGMNPDGQPDQSYVLGDADGDNVLDRMPPSSLSATLLNVTDHPPSPYLAWKLYINDATMGYQQIPVGNQNVQIAMFVLFWIVPVLTGSACVYIFMKSFYKVKFNQVGVSETHTMIPLALRRKIKQVRFGKGPGAQANPLLRLAEKSGFMQSTTALGAAAEGKRRTVLIATMEYDIEDWAIKIKIGGLGVMAQLMGKTLGHQDLIWVVPCVGGVDYPVDTPAEPMTVTILGNAYKVQVQYHTLKNITYVLLDAPVFRQQTKSEPYPARMDDLDSAVYYSAWNQCIAEAIKRFPIDIYHINDYHGSVAPLYLPESIPACLSLHNAEFQGLWPMRTQKEKEEVCSVFNLDIDTVRSFVQFGEVFNLLHAGASYLRVHQQGFGAVGVSKKYGKRSYARYPIFWGLRKVGNLPNPDPSDVGEWTRESVTKDEDIKVDPDFEANRGELKRQAQEWAGLEQNPDADLLVFVGRWSMQKGVDLIADVMPAVLEARPNVQLICVGPVIDLYGRFAALKLDRMMKVYPGRVFSRPEFTALPPYIFSGAEFALIPSRDEPFGLVAVEFGRKGALGIGARVGGLGQMPGWWYTVESVSTSHLLVQFKLAIDAALSSKTATRAMMRARSAKQRFPVAQWVEDLEILQSTAIQVHNKEVSKGHGRPMTSSGLSTPSGALTPTARPTSPLMSPSIQHSRESSYSNLNRLSDLNAAQKTVYSQDTATEGPKPSGLQRSLSLGVRSGPGHASRRGRGRKPTGENIPEGDEEALPHTDGEESDTDSVLSYYGDDEYTLTPAQIEESRRTQAAQRPGARVVSFSSPRRNSQDSLHPRSAIVPGPLSPGTPQADQTLLPPPKPFADNRLSNASVLSLDSVVGNKKDFKLQKVDPFFTDSNGEYYKDFERRLETLNGSNSESQFCIEEYLIKSERKWFDKFRDARLGRIKSPTPSIFRDKHNASPQDSLYIDDSASHHSANGFNGSESDDDEFLLGKDYVPPTGLKKWMQVKIGDWPVYTIFLALGQIIAANSYQITLLTGEVGQTAEKLYGIATTYAITSACWWLVFRYFKSIVCLSTPWFLYGIAFLLIGSAHWEADEFTRGWIQNVGSGFYAAASSSGSIFFALNFGDEGGAPVKKWIFRACVIQGIQQVYIIALWFWGSTLSKASNNGLLTAETQLSNTWKMTAICYPIAIFLWAVGLLLIFGLPNYYRQTPGKVPSFYKSLFRRKIVLWNFVAVILQNFFLSAPYGRNWSFLWTSIHAHAWQIVILCVVFFGIIWIAFLYLVSQFSKQHSWFLPVFACGLGAPRFIQIWWAVSGIGYFLPWVAGGYTGGALVSRSLWLWLGVLDSIQGLGFGIILLQTLTRMHMCFTLIVSQIIGSIATICARAFGPNNLGPGPISPDVTKGADSVANAWFWIALFCQLLVCAGFLLFFRKEQLSKP; the protein is encoded by the exons ATGTGGAGGCTCTCCGTTGGGATCATCGCCCTGCTCgcatcaacagcctcatgCTGGCCCTACGACGAATCCCTCGTCGACTACAACGTCAACGAGAACAAGACAGCGACAAATCCCGCTGAATACTGGGGAGAATGGCCGGACCATGACGGGAAATACTTCCCCTCCCCAGACAACTGGCGGTTTCCGTTCTACACGCTGTTCATGGACCGGTTTGTTAATGGGGACCCAACGAATGATAATATCAACGGAAGTCAGTTTGAGCATGATCTCAACTCGAACCAGATGCGTCATGGTGGCGATGTTGCTGGACTCCTTGACACGCTGGACTATCTCCAGGGAATGGGGATCAAGGGCCTGTATCTTGCTGGTACGATCCTGATGAACCAGCCCTGGGGGTCTGATGGGTATTCAGCGCTTGATACCACTCTGCTGGACCAGCATTATGGGACTATTTCTGTATGGCGCAATGCCATCACTGAAATCCACAAGCGTGGAATGTATGTTGTCTTTGACAACACAATTGCGAC AATGGGCGACCTTATCGGATTTGAAGGGCACCTCAACTCGTCCACGCCATTCTCCGAGAAAGAGCATCACGCAGTGTGGAAGACTGATCGCCGCTATGTCGATTTCGATATTGGAAATGACTATAATGACACCTGCGACTACCCTCGTTTCTGGTACGAAGACGGCAACCCTGTCAACCAGTCTCTCATCTCCGGCCTTGTTGGATGCTATGACAGCGACTTCGATCAGTACGGCGACATTGAAGCCTTCGGTGTCTGGCCTGATTGGAAACGTCAGCTCGCCAAGTTCGCGTCCGTCCAGGATCGTTTGAGAGAGTGGAATCCGTCTGTCCGAGAGCGCCTGATCCGTCACTCGTGCATGATGATTACCTCCTTTGATATCGACGGTTTCCGATATGATAAGGCCACTCAGGCTACGGTCGATGCACTGGGGGAGATGTCTATGGAATATCGCAAATGCGCACGCGCAGTTGGAAAGgagaacttcttcatctctgGTGAAATCACTGGCGGCAACACCTTCGGTTCGATCTATCTAGGTCGAGGCCGTGACTCCAATCAGTACGAAAAAGTGCAGAACGAAATCGACGACCCCAAGATGATGACCAACGAATCTGCACCGCAGTACTTCCTGCGTGAGGTTGGACGTGAGGCCATCGATGGTGCAGCATTCCACTACTCAACCTACCGCAGTATGACGCGCTTCCTGGGCATGGACGGTCGTCTTGACGCTGGCTTTGACGTTCCGGTTGACTGGATTGAAGCATGGAACAATATGGTCGGCTCAAACGATCTGATTAATGCCAATACCGGCGAGTTCGACCCCAGGCATATGTACGGCGTTACCAACCAAGATGTCTTCCGTTGGCCTGCTATCAAATGGGGTGTCGAGAGACAGCTTCTTGGTAGCTTTATCACGACTCTGATGCTGCCGGGtatccctcttcttctctgggGTGAAGAACAGGCCTTCTATGTCCTGGATGCAACGGCCTCTAACTATATCTATGGAAGACAGTCCATGTCTCCTGCAACGGCATGGAGAACCCACGGATGCTTCTCCCTCGAGTCCTCTCAATACTACAAGTGGCCCATCGAGGCTGGACGTACGGCATGCCATAACGAGTCTGTTGCCTACGACCACCGTGACCCATCCCACCCGGTGCGCAACATCCTCAAGCACATGTACCAGATGCGCGAGGAGTTCCCGACCCTGAACGACGGCTACGAGATTGTCGAGCTTTCCAAGCAAACAGCACCCGTCCGTTACCCTGGTTCGAATGGCACAGAGACAGAGACCGGTATGTGGTCGGTGCAGCGCGGCCTTCATCCATTCCTGCAAGACTTTGGCTCTACCAACAAGAACGAGTCTGTCTGGCTGGTCTACAACAATGTCAACAGGACCAAGCCGTATACTTTCGACTGCTCTAGCGATGAtgacaagaacaagacccTCGTTGCGCCTTTCCCTTCAGGGACCCATGTCAGGAACCTGTTCTATCCCTACGATAACATGACCCTGGAGGCTAGTACTTTCAAGATGGAATATAATGGCTCTACTGAGTTCAAGGGCTGCTATCCAAAACTGACCATGGACCGGTATGAGTTCCGTGCATATGTGCCTGAGCGTCTCTGGAAGGGACCACGGCCGATGATCACCAAGTTCCGTGTCGGTGATGGCAATAATGGCCATGATGCACCGCTGCAGTCGACCGTCGCTCCGAATGCCGCTGAAACAGTGAGTCTCAAACTGCAGTTCtcggaggagatggactgCGAGGCCATCACCAAAGCTGTATCCTTTAACTCGTCGACGGAGGCTGGAAAGACGCCATCCATCGATGGAAAGACCGTCAGCTGCAACCCGATCGATGCAGACTTTGGGACAATGGAGGTTACAGGCCAGCTCCCTGGTCTTTGGCAGTGGACTGCTAACCTGACTGGCGTGTATAACGGAGTGCACAGAGTAACCGTCAACAATGCCAGCAACTCGGACAACTCAGCAGCGACAAATGCAGTGGaccacttcctcttccgcaTTGGGCAGATTGATAACCCCATGGTCTTCGCCTCTGCCAACTACTCGAGCAGTCTGCTTCACCAGGACGACGACGGCGGCCTCTTCGTCCAGCACCACGCCGCCGGTGCGGACAAATACCGCTACTCCACCAACTGGGGAACGGCATTCTCGGACTGGTTCTCGTACAAGGGCGGAAACGATACAGTCAAAGCACTCGACTGGTCAGGGACCAAGAAGCAGGAATGGACGGGCCACCACGTCCGCGTCGAGTACTGGAGCCGCTGGACTGGCAGCAGTGACTACGTGCAAGAAGGCGATGCCGGCTGGGACCATAAAGTTCAGAGACGCTGGCCTCATGCCTTCTTCAACGGGCCCTACAATCAATATGGCTACGATGCGGGTCTGGACAATGAGGTCAGGCTGGATACCGAAGACGGATACTGGAAGTACCACTTCACGTCCGAATGGCCGGCCGTCGGGCAGCTCAACATCTGGGGCATGAACCCAGACGGACAGCCTGATCAGAGCTATGTGCTGGGtgatgccgatggcgatAATGTTCTCGATCGCATGCCCCCGTCGTCTCTATCAGCCACTCTGCTGAATGTTACGGACCACCCGCCTTCGCCCTATCTCGCCTGGAAGTTGTATATCAACGATGCCACGATGGGCTACCAGCAGATTCCTGTCGGGAACCAGAACGTCCAGATCGCCATGTTCGTTCTCTTCTGGATTGTCCCCGTCTTGACCGGGTCGGCCTGTGTTTACATCTTCATGAAGTCGTTCTACAAGGTCAAGTTCAACCAGGTCGGTGTCTCGGAGACACACACCATGATCCCACTGGCTCTGCGTCGCAAGATCAAGCAAGTGCGCTTTGGAAAAGGGCCGGGGGCTCAGGCTAATCCTCTGCTGCGTCTGGCCGAGAAGTCCGGCTTCATGCAGAGTACAACTGCCCTGGGAGCTGCCGCTGAAGGAAAGCGCCGCACGGTGCTGATCGCAACCATGGAGTACGACATCGAGGACTGGGCTATCAAGATCAAGATCGGGGGTCTCGGCGTCATGGCCCAGTTGATGGGTAAGACACTAGGCCACCAGGACTTGATCTGGGTTGTGCCCTGTGTAGGCGGCGTTGACTACCCTGTTGACACCCCTGCTGAGCCCATGACGGTCACTATCCTGGGCAATGCCTACAAGGTCCAGGTCCAATATCACACTCTAAAGAACATCACATATGTCCTCCTCGACGCCCCGGTCTTCCGTCAGCAGACAAAGTCCGAACCCTACCCAGCTCGCATGGACGACCTCGACAGCGCCGTCTATTACTCTGCATGGAACCAATGTATTGCAGAAGCCATCAAGCGGTTCCCCATCGATATCTACCACATCAACGACTACCACGGCTCTGTCGCACCGCTATACCTGCCCGAGTCTATCCCCGCCTGTCTGTCCCTCCACAACGCCGAGTTCCAGGGTCTGTGGCCCATGCGCacgcagaaggagaaggaggaggtcTGCTCCGTGTTCaacctcgacatcgacaccgtGCGCTCTTTCGTTCAATTCGGTGAAGTGTTCAACCTCTTGCACGCCGGCGCCAGCTACCTCCGTGTCCACCAGCAGGGCTTCGGTGCGGTTGGTGTGTCCAAGAAATACGGAAAACGGTCCTACGCACGGTATCCCATCTTCTGGGGTCTGCGCAAGGTCGGCAACCTGCCCAACCCTGATCCTTCTGATGTAGGCGAGTGGACGAGGGAGTCTGTGACCAAggacgaggatatcaaggtTGATCCGGACTTTGAAGCCAACCGTGGGGAGCTCAAGAGACAGGCTCAGGAGTGGGCTGGTCTGGAGCAGAACCCTGATGCCGATCTCCTTGTGTTTGTTGGTCGTTGGTCCATGCAGAAGGGTGTTGATTTAATCGCCGATGTCATGCCTGCGGTTCTTGAGGCCCGTCCCAACGTGCAGCTCATCTGTGTTGGTCCTGTTATTGATCTCTATGGCCGCTTCGCTGCGCTGAAGCTTGACCGGATGATGAAGGTGTACCCTGGCCGAGTCTTTTCGCGTCCTGAATTCACTGCGCTGCCGCCTTATATCTTCTCTGGTGCTGAGTTCGCGCTCATTCCGTCTCGCGATGAGCCATTTGGTCTTGTCGCTGTCGAGTTTGGCCGAAAGGGTGCACTGGGTATCGGTGCGCGTGTTGGTGGTCTGGGACAGATGCCTGGATGGTGGTACACTGTCGAGTCTGTATCAACGTCCCATCTGCTGGTGCAGTTCAAGCTTGCTATCGATGCAGCCCTCAGCTCCAAAACAGCTACTCGCGCCATGATGCGTGCTAGATCCGCTAAGCAGCGCTTCCCTGTGGCACAGTGGgtggaggatctggagatCCTGCAGTCAACTGCTATCCAGGTGCACAACAAGGAGGTCTCCAAGGGCCATGGTCGACCTATGACTTCGTCTGGTCTTTCGACTCCCAGCGGCGCATTGACGCCTACTGCCCGTCCTACCAGCCCATTGATGTCGCCGTCCATCCAGCATTCCCGTGAGAGCAGTTACTCGAACCTCAACCGCCTGAGCGATTTGAATGCAGCGCAAAAGACGGTCTACAGCCAAGATACTGCAACCGAAGGACCGAAGCCTTCTGGTCTTCAACGGTCTCTGTCGCTCGGTGTCCGGTCTGGTCCCGGCCATGCATCTCGCCGTGGACGTGGCCGTAAGCCAACAGGAGAGAACATCCccgagggcgacgaggaggcatTGCCACACAcggatggagaggaaagcGACACGGACTCCGTTCTGAGCTActacggcgacgacgagtATACTCTGACCCCGGCCCAGATTGAAGAGAGCAGACGGACCCAGGCAGCGCAACGACCTGGTGCGCGAGTTGTCTCGTTCTCGTCGCCTCGACGCAATAGCCAGGACTCCCTCCATCCCCGGAGTGCTATAGTCCCTGGCCCTCTATCACCAGGCACCCCACAGGCTGACCAGACTCTTCTGCCCCCTCCGAAGCCCTTTGCTGACAACCGACTGAGTAATGCGTCTGTTCTATCGCTGGACTCTGTCGTTGGTAACAAGAAGGACTtcaagctgcagaaggtcgaccccttcttcaccgacaGCAACGGTGAATACTACAAGGACTTTGAGCGCCGGCTGGAGACCCTGAACGGATCCAACTCTGAATCGCAGTTCTGTATCGAGGAGTACCTCATCAAGTCAGAGCGCAAGTGGTTTGACAAGTTCCGTGACGCCAGACTGGGGCGTATCAAGTCGCCCACTCCGTCAATCTTCCGCGACAAGCACAATGCTTCGCCCCAGGACTCGCTCTATATTGACGATTCGGCTTCGCACCACAGTGCGAATGGCTTTAATGGCAGTGAGTCTGACGACGACGAGTTCCTGCTCGGCAAGGACTACGTGCCGCCGACTGGATTGAAGAAATGGATGCAGGTCAAGATCGGGGACTGGCCAGTCTACACAATCTTCCTGGCCCTTGGTCAAATCATCGCGGCCAACTCGTATCAGATCACACTGCTCACAGGCGAAGTTGGTCAGACCGCTGAGAAGCTGTACGGAATTGCCACCACCTATGCCATCACATCGGCCTGCTGGTGGCTTGTCTTCCGGTATTTCAAGTCCATCGTGTGTCTGTCAACCCCCTGGTTCCTGTACGGCATTGCCTTCCTGCTCATCGGGTCTGCCCACTGGGAAGCCGACGAGTTCACGCGCGGCTGGATCCAGAATGTCGGCAGCGGATTCTACGCAGCGGCCTCGTCCAGCggctccatcttcttcgcattGAACTTTGGCGACGAGGGTGGTGCCCCCGTTAAGAAATGGATTTTCCGCGCGTGTGTGATCCAGGGCATCCAGCAGGTGTATATCATTGCGCTGTGGTTCTGGGGCTCGACTCTGTCCAAGGCCTCGAACAACGGCCTTTTGACTGCTGAGACTCAGCTGTCCAATACGTGGAAGATGACTGCCATCTGCTATCCCATTGCCATATTCCTGTGGGCTGTCGGGCTCCTCCTGATCTTTGGCCTGCCCAACTACTACCGTCAGACCCCTGGCAAGGTGCCTTCGTTCTACAAGTCGCTCTTCAGGCGCAAGATTGTTCTCTGGAACTTTGTGGCCGTCATCCTGCAGAACTTCTTCCTCAGTGCGCCGTACGGCCGCAACTGGAGTT TCCTCTGGACCTCGATCCACGCGCACGCCTGGCAAATCGTGATCCTCtgcgtcgtcttcttcggcatcatCTGGATCGCCTTCCTCTACCTCGTCAGCCAGTTCTCCAAACAACACAGCTGGTTCCTCCCCGTCTTCGCCTGCGGCCTGGGCGCCCCCCGGTTCATACAGATCTGGTGGGCCGTGTCCGGCATTGGCTACTTCCTCCCCTGGGTAGCAGGCGGCTACACCGGGGGCGCCCTTGTATCGCGAAGTCTCTGGCTGTGGCTCGGTGTGCTAGACTCCATCCAGGGTCTGGGCTTCGGAATCATCCTCCTACAAACATTAACGCGCATGCACATGTGCTTTACCCTGATTGTGTCTCAGATTATTGGATCCATTGCAACCATCTGTGCGAGGGCCTTTGGGCCGAATAATCTGGGCCCAGGCCCGATTTCGCCTGATGTCACCAAGGGCGCGGACTCGGTGGCTAATGCCTGGTTTTGGATTGCGCTGTTTTGCCAGTTGCTTGTTTG TGCCgggttcttgctcttcttccgtaAGGAACAGCTCTCCAAGCCTTAG
- a CDS encoding uncharacterized protein (COG:S;~EggNog:ENOG410PMWA;~TransMembrane:4 (i35-55o85-106i118-144o178-200i)), giving the protein MTVIWGLDLHEIHYSKFKSSYMFNRAYHLRRTKMIVYQLAMILCVCSESVGTAAFSDYLDQQSEVQGQHPGVKIHNNGFIGAASYNIFVGIAVAFIFGAAFFFDLFWPERHECKHVRVSWKISAVVVTVMMLSSALTLTCIGALHDAVVTGTDPVTAQTFRLEATKQPTYNYRHNPKVVAAVVLAWPGWVFCVVSTIILFMSQKHDDQFGPKSNYGRSLENGDKEARAGVESE; this is encoded by the exons ATGACCGTCATCTGGGGCCTCGATCTCCACGAGATCCATTACAGCAAGTTCAAGTCCTCGTACATGTTCAACCGGGCCTACCATCTGCGCCGCACAAAAATGATCGTCTACCAACTCGCTATGATCCTCTGCGTGTGCTCGGAATCTGTCGGAACTGCTGCATTCTCAG ACTACCTCGACCAGCAAAGCGAAGTCCAAGGCCAACACCCCGGCGTGAAAATCCACAATAACGGCTTCATCGGCGCGGCCTCGTATAATATCTTCGTTGGAATCGCGGTCGCGTTTATCTTTGGGGCGGCGTTCTTCTTCGATCTGTTCTGGCCCGAGCGTCATGAGTGTAAACATGTCCGTGTCTCGTGGAAGATTTCGGCGGTTGTTGTGACGGTTATGATGTTGAGTTCGGCTTTGACACTGACG TGCATTGGGGCTCTGCATGATGCGGTAGTTACCGGGACGGATCCTGTCACTGCGCAGACTTTTAGGCTTGAAGCTACCAAGCAGCCTACTTATA ATTACCGCCATAACCCCAAAGTGGTTGCCGCTGTCGTTCTCGCCTGGCCGGGATGGGTGTTTTGCGTTGTGAG TACTATTATCCTATTCATGTCCCAGAAACACGACGATCAATTCGGTCCCAAGTCGAACTACGGCCGATCCCTTGAAAACGGGGATAAAGAAGCAAGAGCAGGCGTTGAGTCGGAATAG
- a CDS encoding uncharacterized protein (COG:Q;~EggNog:ENOG410PNNA;~InterPro:IPR036291,IPR002347;~PFAM:PF08659,PF00106,PF13561;~go_process: GO:0055114 - oxidation-reduction process [Evidence IEA]) → MSQPLVLITGANQGIGLATAQALASKHNYHVIIGARNKSAGDKVAESLRSAGHTASSLELDLNSESSIKTAVATLERDFGYLDILINNAAVLIDQNKDLTPWELYTKTFTPNVIGTGVFTHYALPLIRKAKATPPTIIFVSSSMGSLQYSFDKNVPWYPVDYKAYDASKAAVNVLMANYHRILESEGGRVNSVCPGLVKTNLTGYMDGGSTTDEGATRIVELATAGEKGESGTFTDRNGTVPW, encoded by the coding sequence ATGTCTCagcccctcgtcctcatcaccggcgcaaacCAAGGCATCGGCCTAGCCACCGCCCAAGCCCTCGCCTCCAAGCACAACTACCacgtcatcatcggcgcGCGCAACAAGTCCGCAGGCGACAAAGTAGCCGAATCTCTGCGCTCAGCCGGACACACAGCATCCTCGCTCGAGCTAGACCTAAACTCCGAGTCCTCCATCAAAACCGCCGTGGCCACCCTGGAGCGCGACTTCGGATACCTCGACATCCTGATCAACAACGCGGCCGTGCTAATCGACCAGAACAAGGACCTGACGCCCTGGGAGCTCTACACCAAGACATTCACCCCGAATGTCATCGGGACTGGTGTCTTCACGCACTATGCCTTGCCGTTGATCCGGAAAGCAAAGGCTACGCCGCCGACGATTATCTTTGTGTCGAGCAGTATGGGCAGTTTGCAGTATTCGTTTGATAAGAATGTGCCGTGGTACCCGGTTGACTATAAAGCGTATGATGCGAGCAAGGCGGCGGTGAATGTGCTTATGGCGAACTACCACCGGATTCTGGAGAGTGAGGGGGGGAGAGTCAATTCGGTGTGTCCTGGGCTGGTGAAGACCAATTTGACGGGGTACATGGATGGTGGATCGACGACTGATGAGGGGGCTACGAGGATCGTGGAGTTGGCGACTGCtggggagaagggcgagtCTGGGACTTTTACGGATCGCAATGGGACTGTGCCTTGGTGA